One genomic window of Psychrobacillus sp. INOP01 includes the following:
- a CDS encoding S-layer homology domain-containing protein, protein MKKFNRFLLLGLFMVFLFPGIAQASLFTDVSEDEWYYPVLVSNQKNEIITGYPDGTFRPNNSISKAQVAQIINRVLQLPDSTDYKPSFTDISSDHPAFRDVAVLTKAGIFNDGLNFNPNDTLTRAQLSKILVLMNDFQVEKEVKVPFKDVREDHWAAPYIAFLAKTGITTGKTESSFAPSSAVTRVQALVLLDRSLKYKKNPAKNEIMYDPYEKEYKSIEQANVSFVSETIKLVNAERKKQGLTALVEDKTLSQIAFIKAEDMVLHNYFEHTSPIYGAPWDMADGFGYFYKTFGENIAHGYEGSDEVVTAWMNSPGHRANILNKKFTTIGVGIALKDNNQYYYVHMFSSK, encoded by the coding sequence TTGAAAAAGTTTAATAGATTCTTATTGCTGGGATTATTCATGGTCTTTTTGTTTCCAGGAATAGCGCAAGCTTCACTATTCACAGATGTCAGTGAAGATGAGTGGTATTATCCGGTATTAGTCTCCAATCAAAAGAATGAAATCATTACTGGTTATCCAGACGGAACTTTTCGTCCGAATAATTCCATTAGTAAAGCCCAGGTAGCTCAAATTATTAATAGAGTCTTACAATTACCTGATTCTACTGATTACAAGCCCTCATTTACAGACATCTCGAGTGATCATCCAGCATTTAGGGATGTAGCAGTGCTAACAAAAGCTGGTATATTTAATGATGGTCTGAATTTCAACCCCAATGATACATTAACAAGAGCACAATTATCCAAGATTCTCGTTTTAATGAATGATTTTCAAGTTGAAAAAGAAGTAAAAGTTCCTTTCAAAGATGTACGAGAAGATCATTGGGCAGCACCTTACATAGCTTTTTTAGCTAAAACTGGAATTACAACTGGTAAAACGGAATCTTCCTTTGCACCTAGTAGTGCTGTTACCAGAGTCCAGGCATTAGTACTATTAGATAGAAGTTTAAAATATAAGAAAAACCCAGCAAAAAATGAGATTATGTATGATCCCTATGAAAAAGAATATAAAAGTATAGAACAAGCAAATGTGAGTTTTGTCTCTGAAACTATTAAACTAGTAAATGCCGAGCGTAAAAAACAAGGTTTGACTGCTTTAGTTGAAGACAAAACACTATCCCAAATAGCATTTATAAAAGCAGAGGACATGGTTCTACATAATTATTTTGAACATACTTCGCCGATATATGGAGCTCCTTGGGATATGGCAGATGGGTTTGGTTACTTTTATAAAACCTTTGGGGAAAATATTGCGCATGGCTACGAAGGGTCTGATGAGGTAGTCACCGCTTGGATGAACTCTCCTGGTCATCGGGCTAATATACTAAACAAAAAGTTTACGACAATTGGAGTAGGCATAGCTTTAAAGGATAATAACCAGTATTATTACGTCCATATGTTCTCCAGTAAATAA
- a CDS encoding N-acetylmuramoyl-L-alanine amidase, translating to MLGKIKQIVTISLMLVLAFSLSLQANAANTFSDVSNSDEGYQEIEYIYSKGIIKGYESGGTQKFKPTEVLTRYQAAKMLVLAGGHGPLKVSKSSFKDVKLKESEYIEQAVKLGYMKGTGNGNFSPFKPFTRDDMSIALVKTFKLNLTEFANKPIVFSDINNNDEIAKYIKAIYYNGITQGSDNKYMPNSGVTRRQFSLFVARGMEDEFKVYKEVDGATLPDPSKSIGQVIIKVSNDTLNVRTEPNNSGTVVGKLVDKEKVFVYEVTGDWLKIDYKGELQYISSAYTSFLDINGKEIGASTGKVLTTSPDLNIRSKPTTSGAIISTVSKNTELQTYGLYDGWYLVKVGNIPGYISANYTEDATIPGDSGSDDLGDVIGKVTAASLNVRSGPGATYASVGSLTKGKIVTVESLNGSWAKVKYSGGQGYVSKTYLKLLNQTGSVLKNRIILMDAGHGGKDPGASNQGVTEKSIVIKVAKLVEQKLKNAGATVIMSRSGDTYPSLQDRVELSKSTNSELFVSIHVNAAANKSVTGTETFYNLSLNDNGAESKVLATKIQQEIVKNAGMNNRGIKEGEFYVIKRLEIPSVLVELGFITNQQDLNKLVNDKYIEIYAQSIFNGIRDYYSIQ from the coding sequence GTGTTAGGTAAAATTAAACAAATTGTAACTATCAGTCTTATGCTAGTATTAGCTTTTTCGCTATCATTACAAGCGAATGCCGCCAATACCTTTTCAGATGTATCGAATTCGGATGAAGGTTATCAGGAAATTGAATATATATATAGTAAAGGCATTATAAAAGGCTATGAAAGTGGTGGAACACAGAAATTCAAACCTACTGAAGTCTTAACTCGCTATCAAGCAGCTAAGATGCTAGTTCTTGCAGGTGGACATGGACCGTTAAAGGTTAGTAAATCGAGTTTTAAAGACGTAAAACTAAAAGAATCTGAATACATTGAACAAGCTGTAAAACTTGGGTACATGAAAGGTACAGGGAATGGAAACTTTAGCCCTTTCAAACCATTTACTAGGGACGATATGAGTATTGCTTTAGTTAAGACGTTTAAACTGAATTTAACTGAGTTTGCAAACAAGCCTATTGTATTTTCAGATATAAATAATAATGACGAAATAGCTAAGTATATAAAGGCAATTTATTATAATGGTATTACACAAGGTTCCGATAATAAATATATGCCAAATAGTGGTGTGACTCGTAGACAATTTAGTCTTTTTGTAGCTCGTGGAATGGAAGACGAATTTAAAGTATATAAAGAAGTCGATGGTGCAACACTACCTGATCCAAGTAAATCGATTGGACAAGTCATTATTAAAGTTAGTAATGATACGCTAAATGTTCGAACAGAGCCAAACAATTCTGGAACAGTTGTCGGTAAATTAGTAGATAAAGAAAAGGTATTTGTTTATGAAGTCACAGGTGACTGGTTAAAGATAGATTATAAAGGTGAATTACAATACATTAGCAGTGCTTATACAAGTTTCTTAGATATTAATGGCAAGGAAATTGGTGCTTCTACTGGAAAAGTATTAACAACCTCTCCTGATTTAAATATTCGAAGTAAACCAACAACAAGCGGGGCTATTATTAGTACTGTGAGTAAAAATACAGAATTACAAACGTACGGATTATATGATGGCTGGTATTTAGTAAAAGTGGGCAATATCCCAGGTTACATAAGTGCAAACTATACAGAGGATGCAACAATACCTGGGGACTCTGGATCTGATGATTTAGGTGACGTTATTGGTAAAGTAACAGCAGCATCACTAAATGTTCGAAGTGGTCCAGGAGCAACCTATGCGAGTGTAGGTAGTTTGACAAAAGGTAAAATAGTGACAGTAGAAAGTCTTAATGGCTCTTGGGCTAAAGTTAAATACAGTGGTGGACAAGGGTACGTAAGTAAAACTTATTTGAAACTGTTGAATCAAACCGGAAGTGTGCTAAAAAATAGAATTATATTAATGGACGCTGGTCATGGTGGAAAAGATCCAGGTGCCTCTAATCAAGGTGTTACAGAAAAGAGTATAGTCATTAAAGTGGCGAAACTTGTGGAACAAAAGCTTAAAAATGCTGGAGCAACGGTTATCATGTCAAGATCTGGCGATACTTATCCATCACTTCAAGACCGCGTGGAGTTATCTAAGTCTACAAACTCAGAACTTTTTGTTAGTATACATGTAAATGCTGCGGCTAATAAAAGTGTTACCGGAACAGAGACTTTCTATAATTTATCATTGAATGATAATGGAGCTGAAAGTAAAGTTCTTGCTACGAAAATTCAACAAGAAATCGTAAAAAATGCAGGTATGAATAATCGTGGTATAAAAGAAGGCGAGTTTTACGTCATTAAAAGATTGGAAATTCCATCTGTTCTAGTCGAACTAGGTTTTATTACAAATCAGCAAGACTTAAACAAACTAGTGAATGATAAATATATTGAAATTTATGCTCAATCTATATTTAATGGAATCCGTGATTACTATTCCATTCAATAA
- a CDS encoding C40 family peptidase, which produces MFRKVLKVCLLSSALLMMNVTAANAASPSEIKTKAYNYIGTPYAYGGTTSKGFDCSGFIQQVFQDVAIDLPRTTSEQYNEGTSVSKSNLETGDLVFFNTSGKGVSHAGIYIGSNQFIHSSSSNGVSVSSINDPYYWGDKYIGAKRVLEQSQVIEKDEVKSANIDMSIFASRAEVAKSIAGKLNLPLADNKANYSDVKTTSEYYDAINSVTAAGIFSGNEEGKFNPSKPITRAHVAKVLVEAFNLKPAAGTHNFKDVNTTHWASEYVQILAQNGVTIGKPDGTFGINDNVTYTQMDTFINRLK; this is translated from the coding sequence ATGTTTAGGAAAGTTTTAAAAGTATGTTTACTTAGTTCAGCATTACTTATGATGAATGTCACAGCAGCTAATGCCGCATCGCCAAGTGAGATTAAAACGAAAGCTTATAACTATATAGGGACACCATATGCATACGGAGGCACTACATCTAAAGGCTTTGACTGTTCAGGATTTATCCAACAAGTATTTCAGGATGTAGCAATAGATTTACCGAGAACGACTTCAGAGCAATATAATGAAGGTACAAGCGTAAGTAAAAGTAATTTAGAGACCGGAGATTTAGTATTCTTTAACACATCAGGCAAGGGAGTTTCTCATGCTGGAATATATATTGGATCTAACCAGTTCATTCATTCATCTTCCTCCAATGGAGTTAGTGTTTCATCTATCAATGACCCTTACTATTGGGGCGACAAATACATAGGTGCAAAGAGAGTATTGGAACAATCACAAGTGATAGAAAAAGATGAAGTAAAATCCGCGAATATTGATATGAGTATTTTTGCAAGTAGAGCAGAAGTAGCAAAAAGTATTGCTGGTAAGTTGAATCTTCCTTTAGCTGATAACAAAGCAAATTACTCAGATGTTAAAACAACTTCGGAATATTATGATGCGATAAATTCAGTTACAGCAGCCGGAATATTTAGTGGAAATGAAGAAGGTAAATTTAACCCTTCGAAACCTATTACAAGAGCACATGTTGCAAAAGTATTAGTAGAAGCATTTAATCTAAAGCCTGCAGCTGGTACTCATAATTTTAAAGATGTAAATACTACTCATTGGGCAAGTGAATATGTTCAAATTTTAGCTCAAAATGGAGTTACAATAGGAAAGCCTGATGGAACTTTCGGAATAAACGATAATGTTACATATACACAAATGGACACATTTATAAACAGACTTAAATAA
- the murJ gene encoding murein biosynthesis integral membrane protein MurJ has protein sequence MNKLKFASVFLLLSTIILKFSSMIRDLVIAAYFADSFKADVYFAAMTIPNAIILFLLTGMKDAFLPSYYKFEGIGRGESHLTNIIKGTFWIALGIAIIGMLLSSPIIHIFYPSFSAFEGGMEIAIWTSVIYFGSVVLVGVNAVYEGYFDAQKKFSFSVFSQTSVVLVTIIFTLLFHDSIGILAVPIGYLVGTILSLLIKFVYRTPKKFVNWKQKMDRKEVFDFYGIFLPVGLTIAVGQINLMVNTFFAARIGVEGTVSNLNYAFRLVNIPQAIFAVTIATIVFPIIASARSENNMLKFRNGIEKGVLYLLVFLTPALTGMVFLMEELVSIVYERGAFTSASTEVTASYAILYIGSTFFYSIQAIIAKGFYTLEKGHYMMRIGIISIFLNIASNWIFSNYFGAQGIAFSTSIVAVLYSTITFITLWKLIGGMNKFYLLKNTLQVVIATATMFAAINMVDKFTEIADLPPLLHILTIALPGAVVYFLVLMLFNNEFVKTILSKGGNSSSI, from the coding sequence ATGAATAAATTAAAGTTCGCATCTGTATTTTTACTATTATCTACAATTATTTTAAAATTCTCAAGTATGATTCGTGATCTTGTTATTGCAGCTTATTTTGCGGATTCCTTTAAAGCAGATGTATATTTTGCCGCTATGACGATCCCAAATGCAATCATTTTGTTCTTATTAACCGGTATGAAAGATGCTTTTTTACCAAGTTATTATAAGTTTGAAGGGATAGGTAGGGGAGAATCTCATTTAACCAATATTATTAAAGGAACCTTTTGGATAGCTTTAGGAATAGCCATAATTGGAATGTTACTTAGCTCTCCGATTATACATATATTTTATCCGAGCTTTTCCGCTTTTGAAGGCGGAATGGAAATTGCTATTTGGACAAGTGTCATTTATTTTGGTTCCGTAGTATTAGTTGGAGTAAATGCTGTTTATGAAGGTTACTTTGATGCACAGAAGAAATTTTCTTTTTCTGTCTTTTCTCAGACAAGTGTAGTTTTAGTTACAATTATCTTTACACTTCTATTCCACGATTCAATAGGAATACTGGCTGTGCCAATTGGTTATTTAGTTGGAACTATCTTGAGCTTACTTATTAAATTTGTTTATCGTACGCCTAAGAAATTTGTTAACTGGAAACAGAAAATGGATAGAAAAGAAGTATTCGATTTTTATGGAATTTTCCTTCCTGTTGGCTTAACTATAGCAGTAGGTCAAATAAACTTAATGGTAAATACTTTTTTCGCAGCTAGAATAGGTGTAGAGGGTACAGTCTCCAATCTAAACTATGCATTTAGACTAGTTAATATTCCACAGGCAATCTTTGCTGTAACAATAGCAACTATCGTATTTCCAATTATCGCTAGTGCAAGATCAGAGAATAATATGTTAAAGTTTCGTAATGGTATAGAAAAAGGAGTCTTATATTTACTTGTTTTCCTAACACCAGCTTTAACTGGAATGGTCTTTCTAATGGAAGAGCTAGTGAGTATTGTATACGAACGTGGTGCATTTACTTCTGCTTCAACTGAAGTAACAGCATCCTATGCAATTTTATACATAGGCTCTACGTTCTTTTATTCGATCCAGGCGATCATTGCAAAAGGGTTTTATACATTGGAAAAAGGTCATTATATGATGAGAATCGGTATAATTTCAATTTTTCTTAACATTGCATCAAACTGGATATTTTCGAATTATTTCGGTGCCCAAGGTATAGCGTTTTCCACTTCTATTGTTGCAGTTCTATATTCCACAATTACGTTTATAACATTATGGAAATTGATAGGTGGTATGAACAAATTCTATTTATTGAAAAATACTTTACAAGTAGTGATTGCAACAGCTACAATGTTTGCGGCTATAAACATGGTAGATAAATTTACCGAAATAGCTGATTTACCGCCACTATTACACATTTTAACAATTGCTTTACCTGGTGCAGTAGTTTACTTTTTAGTTCTCATGTTATTCAACAACGAATTCGTGAAAACTATTTTATCTAAGGGAGGAAATTCATCATCTATCTAG
- a CDS encoding oligosaccharide repeat unit polymerase, producing the protein MKNNIKKQIKNLNKIDTFSPYFFLPFILVLYFFISLFDFHRFELFNVNTSIWPSVILALICYYIGVYFVDKKGWTFPTFGLSFLRGYVIWMIWALVIIGGLAYFTMMTGGDVGISDESVRRNLDPKLNFLSQLLWFGAILLLSLKIIKEKNMTKGKLLLYAVIYGVIMVMFLMMGYRTPIILMLFTGLIIFHYAVKRIKLTWFLTTLLVIGIFFSLFGFFRVLSEDTSKDFNSREQPDVELTETEAEKLISVERKVNLVPKWIRSLNGEAVTGHIVLSKIIEYTKEEDYLNGEIHGGIFSTILPGEQISPRMKVTEIVNSLSVEEGKYITRPTRTTTPTYIGQLFLDGGYLLVAIGFLLYGVIISMLYNQVKQNGYDSYQAVAFAFVLTIFTVSMHTGLLDLIFLLMIGFVILTAALSKAKDTNNKIKTNI; encoded by the coding sequence ATGAAAAATAACATAAAAAAACAAATTAAGAATTTAAATAAAATCGATACATTTTCACCGTATTTCTTTTTACCGTTTATATTAGTTTTGTATTTCTTTATAAGCCTTTTTGATTTTCATCGATTTGAGTTATTTAATGTAAATACGTCAATCTGGCCATCCGTTATCTTAGCGTTAATCTGTTATTATATAGGAGTTTACTTTGTAGATAAAAAAGGATGGACATTCCCTACCTTTGGACTTTCGTTTCTTAGAGGGTATGTAATTTGGATGATTTGGGCACTTGTAATAATAGGTGGACTTGCATATTTTACAATGATGACAGGTGGAGACGTTGGTATTTCAGATGAATCCGTGCGCCGTAACCTCGATCCTAAGTTAAACTTTTTAAGTCAGTTACTTTGGTTTGGTGCTATTCTACTCTTATCTTTAAAAATTATTAAAGAAAAAAATATGACTAAAGGTAAATTGCTTCTATACGCTGTTATCTATGGTGTAATAATGGTGATGTTCCTGATGATGGGTTATAGAACACCAATTATATTGATGCTATTTACAGGTCTTATCATTTTCCACTATGCTGTTAAGCGTATCAAATTAACTTGGTTTTTAACTACTTTATTAGTAATAGGGATTTTCTTCTCGCTATTCGGTTTCTTTAGAGTACTATCAGAAGATACATCTAAGGATTTTAACTCAAGAGAGCAACCAGATGTTGAACTAACTGAGACAGAAGCAGAAAAGTTAATTTCAGTTGAAAGAAAAGTTAACCTCGTTCCTAAATGGATTCGCTCATTGAACGGAGAGGCTGTTACTGGACATATCGTTTTAAGTAAAATTATTGAGTATACAAAAGAAGAAGATTATCTGAATGGTGAAATTCACGGTGGGATTTTCTCTACTATTCTACCTGGTGAGCAAATTTCACCTCGTATGAAGGTTACAGAAATAGTTAACTCATTGAGTGTTGAAGAAGGTAAGTATATAACTCGACCAACAAGAACTACGACTCCAACCTATATTGGACAGCTCTTCTTAGACGGAGGGTACTTATTAGTTGCAATTGGTTTCCTTCTTTATGGGGTTATTATTTCGATGTTGTATAATCAGGTGAAACAAAATGGTTATGATAGTTATCAAGCAGTCGCATTTGCTTTTGTTTTAACTATTTTTACAGTTTCTATGCATACCGGGTTGCTGGATTTAATATTCCTTCTAATGATCGGATTTGTTATATTAACTGCAGCATTGAGTAAAGCTAAAGATACTAATAACAAGATTAAAACAAATATATAA
- a CDS encoding S-layer homology domain-containing protein → MKKIIIFAITLLLSFSIFTSPNASASTFTGNSHEKSLTYLAENNVLLPDKDGKYYPYRSVTRGEFASYLAKILKLPASSESTFTDVYSTNPFAKDILSAAEVGIITGYPDGSFKPNNIITRQHMAVMISRVLDYLVIPKNTGTLTFTDSKDILEEYITDVSIGANLGIIKGSTEGNKVFFYPQKSTTIAQSATFIYRLVEVAKENGYTDFPDFFSFEVKEIVNKQLVNGKQYKTFEDAQKGVTKSNQVIERNGKIIKMPSGLVITNGYTVVYSHPKEESRYVTTSATTDTEMEYLGTEVVEDYSGKKTFWAKVQYADRIGYVKLDKATLKPYVLLTNRSYYSVSNGELKHTIFYNSTNREASYIIGKAPSVLQEGKKYYSWNGYTFFNENNTTIAGEYFNYYQFLPARSKTNYTAEEIDTYIMSELTRLENLYTLYPTSYPIYKDATLNSKLVGLGEVLKRAEEKYQVNALMILALAQNESAYGLSNQALTNNNLFGLYVTDTNPLNKKFTSVESNITELMEKFWNLNYIPPTAGYANGAVFGNKTIGFNVRYASDPYWGAKAAGQYYKIDKSLGYKDAGTYKIGMTTTSGVNVRKDASLNFAAAFTYKLSNMPVIIMNPDINGFVEILSDSPSYQNLYIHKDLVRELNIIK, encoded by the coding sequence ATGAAAAAGATAATTATTTTTGCAATTACGTTACTTCTCTCCTTCAGTATATTTACTAGTCCAAATGCGTCAGCAAGCACTTTTACAGGCAACTCACATGAAAAGTCACTAACCTATTTGGCAGAGAATAACGTTTTACTTCCCGATAAGGATGGAAAGTACTATCCATATCGTTCTGTTACTAGAGGAGAATTTGCTAGTTACCTAGCAAAAATTTTAAAGTTACCCGCAAGCAGCGAGAGTACATTTACGGATGTATACTCTACGAATCCATTTGCTAAAGATATCCTTAGTGCTGCAGAAGTAGGCATAATAACAGGCTATCCTGATGGAAGTTTTAAACCAAATAATATTATTACACGTCAACATATGGCCGTTATGATCTCCCGGGTTTTAGATTATTTAGTAATACCTAAAAATACTGGTACTTTAACCTTCACAGACTCTAAAGATATTTTAGAAGAGTACATAACTGACGTTTCTATAGGGGCAAACCTAGGTATTATAAAAGGTAGCACCGAAGGAAATAAAGTATTCTTTTATCCACAAAAAAGTACAACAATAGCTCAATCTGCAACCTTTATATACAGATTGGTTGAAGTTGCAAAAGAAAATGGATATACAGACTTTCCAGATTTCTTCTCCTTTGAGGTAAAAGAAATAGTAAACAAGCAGTTAGTTAACGGTAAGCAATATAAGACATTTGAAGATGCGCAAAAGGGTGTTACCAAATCCAATCAAGTCATTGAACGCAATGGAAAAATTATTAAGATGCCTTCTGGTCTAGTAATTACAAACGGATACACAGTCGTGTATAGCCACCCTAAAGAAGAATCCAGATATGTTACAACTTCTGCAACTACTGATACCGAAATGGAATACCTTGGGACAGAGGTTGTAGAGGATTACTCTGGAAAGAAAACATTCTGGGCTAAGGTACAATATGCTGATCGCATCGGGTATGTAAAACTAGATAAAGCGACGTTGAAACCGTATGTTTTATTAACAAATAGATCTTACTATAGCGTTTCAAACGGAGAATTAAAACATACTATTTTTTATAACTCAACTAATAGAGAAGCATCTTATATTATCGGAAAAGCACCTTCCGTACTACAGGAAGGAAAAAAATATTATAGCTGGAATGGTTATACTTTTTTTAATGAAAATAATACAACGATAGCTGGCGAATACTTTAACTACTATCAATTCCTACCTGCCCGTTCTAAAACGAATTATACTGCCGAGGAAATAGACACGTATATTATGAGTGAATTAACACGACTTGAAAATCTTTATACGCTATATCCGACAAGCTATCCAATTTACAAAGATGCAACGCTAAATAGTAAGTTAGTAGGATTAGGAGAAGTGTTAAAACGAGCAGAAGAAAAGTATCAAGTTAACGCTCTTATGATTCTAGCGCTTGCTCAAAACGAAAGTGCTTACGGATTGAGTAATCAAGCTTTAACGAACAACAATCTTTTTGGTTTATATGTGACAGATACAAATCCATTAAACAAAAAATTCACATCAGTGGAATCCAATATTACAGAGTTAATGGAAAAATTTTGGAATTTAAATTATATTCCACCTACTGCAGGTTATGCAAATGGTGCAGTATTTGGAAATAAAACAATCGGCTTTAATGTTCGATATGCATCAGATCCATACTGGGGGGCAAAAGCTGCTGGACAATATTATAAAATAGATAAATCTTTAGGTTATAAAGACGCAGGCACATATAAAATTGGAATGACAACAACTTCTGGTGTCAATGTACGTAAGGATGCATCATTAAATTTCGCAGCAGCATTCACCTATAAGCTTTCAAATATGCCAGTCATTATTATGAATCCAGACATTAATGGTTTTGTTGAAATCCTTTCAGATTCACCTAGTTATCAAAACTTATATATTCATAAAGACTTAGTCCGTGAGCTTAATATAATTAAATAA
- a CDS encoding S-layer homology domain-containing protein has protein sequence MKIKGFKIILMLLVLMIMMPLQGLAAQTVNKDMKLSSGVQYKQYTNTGARVNSINHLAINLNDAYTKVNIGLPKDFSSKDTTTNIATGDSVEGNRVVGAVNAAFFDMSEGYPLFLISQQNEILNGGVLLDSTTEYFNQPIAFGVTADGNAEIDLYDFDIKLNYDNLTYDLSGLNRERRADEAIIFTPQNIKTTTDSNQYGIEVVFESDTAINSTYYGQTITGKVKSTHMGSTAKVAIPKNGFVLSFHGPEWRAIGDKMKIGEEVSVEFDIDSKWKDSQFMLASGPMLVKDGKKHVTMNLSSARATQVTSRSAIAISKDKKTVHLVTVDGANKKGMNMSQFADYLVSLGVDRALNLDGGGSTTMGIRNYGSNAVVLANNPSAGSQRRVSAILEAISTAPTSKPSSINLTRSNIGTMLVGATSSYKINYILDEFYNPITVSSSKIVNASDNNLVSFNGTSFTALKEGSDRVRVNYETAFQSFPLTIVSAPTNLTINASAKSANINSKLTFTANATDADNKSLIYSPEQLKWSVEGGIGTITSAGVFTAGNQAGTGKVVAQLGTKKVSVGIEVKSNVSSKFTDILSTNPYITEINYLTSKGYINGYEDGTFKPNNNITRANAAVLISRVKGLNLDKITDPNFKDVPKTHPYYKEIAAIANLNIVNGKENGYFDPNGKLTRAQMAKILVNAYNLSGTTDKKFTDVPSTHWAVNDINTLTASGVTTGFKDGTYKPENPITRMHFSVFLYRIIQ, from the coding sequence ATGAAAATAAAAGGTTTTAAGATTATTTTAATGTTACTAGTACTTATGATTATGATGCCTCTACAAGGATTAGCTGCTCAAACAGTAAACAAAGATATGAAGTTATCCTCTGGAGTTCAGTACAAACAATATACAAATACTGGGGCTAGAGTAAATTCTATTAATCATTTAGCTATTAATTTAAATGATGCTTATACAAAGGTAAACATTGGATTGCCAAAAGATTTTAGTAGTAAGGATACGACAACTAATATCGCAACAGGAGACTCCGTCGAAGGTAATCGAGTTGTTGGTGCAGTAAATGCAGCATTTTTCGACATGAGTGAGGGATACCCTCTGTTTTTAATCTCTCAGCAAAATGAAATATTAAATGGAGGAGTTCTATTAGACTCAACTACAGAATATTTCAACCAACCGATTGCTTTTGGTGTAACCGCTGACGGAAATGCCGAAATAGATCTTTATGATTTCGATATCAAGTTGAATTATGATAATTTGACCTATGATTTATCTGGTCTGAATAGAGAAAGACGTGCAGATGAGGCAATTATTTTTACTCCACAAAATATAAAAACAACTACAGATTCAAATCAATATGGTATAGAAGTAGTTTTTGAATCCGATACAGCTATCAATTCTACATACTATGGTCAGACAATAACTGGGAAAGTAAAAAGTACTCATATGGGCTCTACCGCAAAAGTGGCAATACCTAAGAATGGCTTTGTCCTATCTTTCCATGGTCCAGAATGGCGTGCTATTGGAGATAAGATGAAGATAGGAGAAGAAGTATCAGTTGAATTTGATATTGACTCCAAGTGGAAAGATTCACAGTTTATGCTAGCAAGTGGTCCTATGCTAGTGAAGGATGGAAAGAAACATGTTACGATGAATCTATCAAGTGCTAGAGCAACACAGGTCACTTCACGTAGTGCAATAGCAATTAGTAAAGACAAAAAGACAGTTCATCTTGTAACGGTAGATGGCGCAAATAAGAAAGGGATGAATATGTCCCAATTTGCTGATTACCTAGTTAGTCTTGGAGTTGACCGTGCGCTTAATCTCGATGGTGGTGGTTCAACGACTATGGGTATAAGAAACTATGGAAGTAATGCAGTCGTTCTAGCAAATAACCCTTCCGCAGGATCTCAACGAAGAGTTTCAGCAATCTTAGAGGCAATCAGTACAGCTCCGACAAGTAAGCCAAGTTCTATCAATCTTACTCGTTCTAATATTGGAACTATGTTAGTAGGTGCAACTTCATCCTATAAAATAAACTATATATTAGATGAATTTTACAATCCTATTACAGTTAGTTCTAGCAAGATAGTAAATGCGTCAGATAATAACTTAGTATCGTTCAATGGAACAAGCTTTACCGCTTTAAAGGAAGGTTCTGATAGAGTTCGTGTAAATTACGAAACTGCGTTCCAATCATTTCCTCTAACAATCGTTTCTGCACCAACTAATTTGACTATTAATGCTAGTGCGAAATCAGCAAATATTAATAGCAAGCTGACATTTACTGCAAATGCAACGGATGCAGATAACAAGTCATTGATTTATTCGCCAGAACAGCTGAAATGGTCAGTTGAAGGTGGTATTGGTACTATAACATCAGCAGGAGTATTCACCGCTGGTAACCAAGCAGGAACAGGTAAAGTAGTTGCGCAGTTAGGTACAAAAAAAGTATCCGTCGGGATAGAAGTTAAATCAAACGTATCTTCAAAATTTACTGATATCCTAAGTACAAATCCGTATATAACAGAGATTAACTATTTAACTAGTAAAGGTTATATAAATGGATACGAGGATGGAACATTTAAACCAAATAATAATATCACTAGAGCAAATGCAGCTGTACTGATAAGTAGAGTAAAAGGCTTGAATTTAGACAAAATTACCGACCCGAATTTCAAAGATGTGCCAAAAACACATCCTTATTATAAAGAAATTGCTGCTATCGCAAATTTAAATATTGTAAATGGGAAAGAAAATGGATATTTTGACCCGAATGGTAAATTAACAAGAGCTCAAATGGCAAAAATATTAGTTAATGCATATAATCTTTCGGGAACAACAGATAAAAAATTTACAGATGTACCTAGTACACACTGGGCGGTTAATGATATAAATACATTAACTGCAAGCGGAGTGACCACTGGTTTCAAGGATGGAACATATAAGCCGGAAAACCCTATTACTAGAATGCATTTCAGTGTATTTTTATATAGAATAATTCAATAG